In Populus trichocarpa isolate Nisqually-1 chromosome 12, P.trichocarpa_v4.1, whole genome shotgun sequence, a genomic segment contains:
- the LOC7483484 gene encoding probable inactive receptor kinase At2g26730 yields MDRILIWVLPILIFLVLPKSNSEDENVKTALLQFMEKLSAGHEQNDQNWGWDINSDPCNSTWKGVDCLGSQNVKRIVLNKFNLTGILDAASVCTAKSLLVLSLKENNISGFIPDEIGNCKRLSHLYVGGNRFTGDIPDTISQLINLKRLDISNNNFSGALPDMSRVSGLLTFFAENNQLGGAIPDFDFSYIKEFSVANNNFSGPIPDVKSKFGADSFTGNPELCGTLLSKACPPSPPPSKKGSKHSSADRFLIFSGYILLAVVVLLLFALYLFKKNKSKGETVKVVKKGKVATASKEPSRTSSESKTGGNRSEYSITSVEAGTTSSSLVVLPSPVVKDLKFDDLLRAPAELLGRGKHGSLYKVMLDNATILALKRIKDSGISAEDFKSRIQRIDQVKHPRVLPPVAFYCSKQEKLLVYEYQQNGSLFKLLHGSQNGQVFDWGSRLNVAASIAESLAYMHEQLQEGGIAHGNLKSTNILFNNKMEPCISEYGLIVVQGQDQSFLSQSDSFKTDALGRNVAYSTFKLDVYGFGVVLLELLTGKLVQNNGFDLASWVHSVVREEWTAEVFDRALILEGAGEERMLNLLQVALKCINPSPNERPSTSQISAMINTIKEDEERSIISDP; encoded by the exons CGAATTCTGATCTGGGTTCTCCCCATTTTGATCTTTCTCGTTCTTCCAAAGTCCAATTCAGAAGATGAAAATGTCAAAACGGCACTGCTGCAATTCATGGAGAAACTTTCAGCAGGACATGAGCAAAATGATCAGAATTGGGGTTGGGACATCAATTCGGATCCCTGCAATAGCACATGGAAAGGTGTGGACTGCTTGGGATCGCAAAATGTTAAGAGGATTGTTCTTAATAAGTTCAACTTAACAGGAATATTAGACGCTGCTTCTGTCTGCACAGCGAAGTCTCTTCTTGTCTTGAGCCTGAAAGAGAATAACATTTCTGGCTTCATACCTGACGAGATAGGAAATTGCAAACGTCTAAGCCACTTGTACGTAGGTGGGAACCGATTTACTGGTGATATTCCTGACACTATTTCCCAGTTAATTAACTTGAAAAGGCTTGATATATCCAACAACAACTTCTCTGGTGCGCTTCCTGATATGTCCCGAGTTTCAGGCCTGCTAACCTTCTTTGCTGAAAACAATCAGCTCGGTGGGGCAATACCGGATTTTGATTTCTCCTATATCAAGGAATTCAGTGTCGCCAACAATAATTTCAGTGGTCCAATTCCTGATGTCAAAAGCAAGTTTGGGGCAGACAGCTTCACAGGTAACCCTGAATTATGTGGGACACTATTATCAAAAGCCTGCCCACCATCCCCTCCACCGTCAAAAAAGGGATCGAAGCACTCATCAGCTGATCGGTTCCTTATCTTCTCAGGCTACATACTACTTGCCGTGGTTGTGCTGCTcttatttgctttatatttatttaagaaaaataaatctaaaggAGAAACGGTTAAGGTAGTCAAGAAGGGGAAGGTAGCTACTGCGAGTAAAGAACCTAGTAGAACTTCAAGTGAATCGAAGACTGGTGGTAATAGATCAGAGTATTCAATAACATCCGTTGAGGCCGGAACGACATCATCATCACTTGTGGTTCTTCCCAGTCCTGTGGTGAAGGATTTGAAATTTGATGACTTGCTTCGAGCTCCAGCTGAGTTGCTAGGTAGAGGAAAGCATGGAAGTTTATACAAGGTCATGCTCGATAATGCTACGATCTTGGCATTGAAGAGGATCAAAGACTCGGGGATTTCTGCAGAAGACTTCAAGAGCAGAATTCAGAGGATAGACCAAGTGAAGCATCCCAGAGTATTGCCTCCAGTAGCCTTTTATTGCTCCAAGCAAGAGAAGCTCCTGGTATACGAGTATCAGCAGAATGGCAGTCTCTTCAAGCTTCTCCATG GATCCCAGAATGGTCAAGTATTTGACTGGGGAAGCAGACTCAATGTTGCAGCTAGTATTGCAGAGTCCTTAGCATACATGCACGAGCAGCTTCAAGAAGGTGGGATTGCTCACGGGAACCTGAAATCCACCAACAttttattcaacaataaaatgGAGCCCTGCATTAGTGAATATGGTCTTATTGTGGTTCAAGGCCAAGACCAGTCATTCCTTTCCCAGTCTGATAGCTTCAAAACCGATGCTCTGGGTAGAAACGTCGCATATAGCACCTTCAAGTTGGATGTTTATGGCTTTGGTGTGGTTCTTCTTGAGCTTTTGACAGGGAAACTAGTCCAAAACAATGGCTTTGATTTGGCAAGTTGGGTGCATTCAGTGGTTAGAGAAGAATGGACTGCTGAAGTTTTTGACAGGGCCTTGATCTTAGAAGGTGCTGGTGAAGAGAGGATGTTGAACCTGTTGCAGGTAGCATTGAAGTGCATAAATCCGTCTCCAAATGAGAGGCCAAGCACAAGCCAAATTTCAGCTATGATAAACACAATAAAAGAGGATGAAGAGAGATCCATTATTTCAGATCCATGA